A genomic region of Raphanus sativus cultivar WK10039 chromosome 6, ASM80110v3, whole genome shotgun sequence contains the following coding sequences:
- the LOC108808346 gene encoding thionin-like protein 2: MESKTMAMLMVIVMIMASLLDKTNAQPSHFSVCYSDCLVVCKSHTTFPKSGLCPFTCLMTCLVPTLPSPSPSPSPSPSFSSDTVLTKKIDNTEYFCKLGCATHHCVPLSSFQNPNVKNVANCVDSCSDKCS, encoded by the exons ATGGAAAGCAAAACGATGGCAATGTTGATGGTTATAGTGATGATAATGGCAAGCCTTCTGGATAAGACAAATGCTCAACCTAGTCATTTTAGTGTTTGTTACTCAGATTGTCTTGTGGTGTGTAAATCTCATACTACATTTCCAAAATCTGGTTTGTGTCCATTCACATGTCTCATGACATGTCTTGTTCCTACTTTGccatctccttctccttctccttctccttctccttctttttcttctgatactgttctaacaaaaaaaatcgataaTACTGAATACTTCTGCAAACTCGGTTGTGCTACTCATCATTGTGTGCCTCTTTCTTCTTTCCAAAATccga ATGTGAAGAACGTTGCGAACTGTGTGGATTCATGTTCAGACAAGTGCTCTTAG
- the LOC108811036 gene encoding thionin-like protein 2 isoform X2 — translation MLHLKLILLKVVSQMILANEIDHTDYFCKLGCATHHCLALSYLQNPNVDKVIDCVDSCSNRCSDKN, via the exons ATGTTGCAC CTCAAACTTATCCTTTTAAAAGTTGT GTCACAAATGATTTTGGCAAACGAAATCGATCATACTGATTATTTCTGTAAACTTGGTTGTGCTACTCATCATTGTCTTGCTCTTTCTTATCTCCAAAATCCCa ATGTAGACAAAGTTATAGACTGTGTGGATTCATGTTCAAACAGGTGCTCCGACAAGAACTAG
- the LOC108811036 gene encoding thionin-like protein 2 isoform X1, with protein MGSKRVTIMFITLMIVMIMVNFVVQTEAQTYPFKSCFPGCIVSCAIEKKFPTGLMCPFTCFMTCLPPPTSNTPSPTSQMILANEIDHTDYFCKLGCATHHCLALSYLQNPNVDKVIDCVDSCSNRCSDKN; from the exons atgggAAGCAAAAGAGTGACCATAATGTTCATTACACTGATGATAGTGATGATAATGGTGAACTTTGTGGTTCAGACAGAAGCTCAAACTTATCCTTTTAAAAGTTGTTTTCCAGGTTGTATTGTGAGTTGTGCCATTGAGAAGAAGTTTCCAACTGGTTTGATGTGTCCATTCACTTGTTTTATgacttgtcttcctcctccaaCATCAAATACTCCTTCTCCTACGTCACAAATGATTTTGGCAAACGAAATCGATCATACTGATTATTTCTGTAAACTTGGTTGTGCTACTCATCATTGTCTTGCTCTTTCTTATCTCCAAAATCCCa ATGTAGACAAAGTTATAGACTGTGTGGATTCATGTTCAAACAGGTGCTCCGACAAGAACTAG
- the LOC108811167 gene encoding thionin-like protein 2 isoform X2 yields the protein MGSTRVTIMLITMTIVMVMGNFVAQTQAQDTHSFRTFTCLFTCLAPPTSNISPPHSQMILTKEINHIDYFCKLGCATHHCASLSSLRNPNVGQVADCVDSCSDKCSNKN from the exons atgggAAGCACAAGAGTGACCATAATGCTCATTACAATGACGATAGTGATGGTGATGGGGAACTTTGTGGCTCAGACACAAGCTCAAGACACACACTCTTTTAGAA CGTTCACTTGTCTTTTTACTTGTCTTGCTCCCCCAACATCAAATATTTCTCCTCCTCATTCTCAAATGATTTTGACAAAGGAAATCAATCATATTGATTATTTTTGCAAGCTTGGTTGTGCTACTCATCATTGTGCTTCTCTTTCTTCCCTCAGAAATCCga ATGTAGGCCAAGTTGCAGATTGTGTGGATTCATGCTCAGACAAGTGCTCCAACAAGAACTAA
- the LOC108811167 gene encoding thionin-like protein 2 isoform X1 — translation MGSTRVTIMLITMTIVMVMGNFVAQTQAQDTHSFRNCYPGCIDSCAIEKKLPKLLLCPFTCLFTCLAPPTSNISPPHSQMILTKEINHIDYFCKLGCATHHCASLSSLRNPNVGQVADCVDSCSDKCSNKN, via the exons atgggAAGCACAAGAGTGACCATAATGCTCATTACAATGACGATAGTGATGGTGATGGGGAACTTTGTGGCTCAGACACAAGCTCAAGACACACACTCTTTTAGAAATTGTTATCCCGGTTGTATTGATAGCTGCGCCATTGaaaaaaagttaccaaaatTACTTTTGTGTCCGTTCACTTGTCTTTTTACTTGTCTTGCTCCCCCAACATCAAATATTTCTCCTCCTCATTCTCAAATGATTTTGACAAAGGAAATCAATCATATTGATTATTTTTGCAAGCTTGGTTGTGCTACTCATCATTGTGCTTCTCTTTCTTCCCTCAGAAATCCga ATGTAGGCCAAGTTGCAGATTGTGTGGATTCATGCTCAGACAAGTGCTCCAACAAGAACTAA
- the LOC108805740 gene encoding serine/threonine-protein kinase PEPKR2, with protein MRKKRKGSETEGSENLQEDLSSCATRSSNFRSHFSLEGYARLKKRCKENDTVDEESVGSFKRRLAGVATAPPCGASSLVSSGRGLKRKIGCIDVSTQTGRKNKIGDDYVFGPNIGKGKFGSVRICRSKNNGIDFACKTLKKGEETVHREVEIMQHLSGHPRVVTLHAVYEESDCFHLVMELCSGGRLIDQMVKEGKYSEQRAANIFKDLMLVIKYCHEMGVVHRDIKPENILLTAAGKIQLADFGLAMRIAKGQTLSGLAGSPAYVAPEVLSENYSEKVDIWSAGVLLYALLSGVLPFKGDSLDAIFEAIKKVKLDFNSGVWESVSKPARDLLARMLTREESSRITADEVLRHPWILFYTDRTLKTMCIKSKHKNQTGPPPCLQICSQIEKIDLNRANREKKTTSDSPTDSFSNTEEEEEDESGVVDVLVVAISNVRISEAKRSRICSPTSSPIEQQHSSNLTTTNTLCRAF; from the exons ATGAGGAAGAAGCGGAAAGGAAGTGAAACCGAGGGTTCGGAGAATCTACAAGAGGATTTGTCATCATGTGCAACACGATCGTCCAACTTCAGGTCACATTTTTCGCTAGAGGGTTACGCTAGACTTAAGAAGCGCTGCAAGGAGAATGATACCGTCGACGAGGAGTCTGTTGGTTCCTTCAAGAGACGACTCGCTGGCGTTGCTACTGCACCTCCTTGTGGCGCCTCTTCTCTGGTTTCGTCAGGGAGAGGTTTGAAGAGGAAGATTGGGTGCATTGACGTTTCCACGCAGACTGGCAGGAAGAATAAGATTGGCGATGACTATGTTTTTGGTCCTAATATTGGGAAAGGTAAATTCGGGTCGGTCAGGATCTGTAGGTCGAAGAATAATGGGATTGACTTTGCTTGTAAAACTCTCAAGAAAGGGGAGGAGACTGTTCATAGGGAGGTTGAGATTATGCAGCATTTGTCTGGTCATCCTCGGGTTGTCACGTTGCATGCTGTATATGAAGAGTCGGATTGTTTTCATCTTGTCATGGAGCTGTGTTCGGGGGGACGTTTGATTGATCAGATGGTCAAGGAGGGGAAGTACTCTGAGCAGAGAGCAGCTAATATATTCAAGGACCTCATGCTAGTTATCAAATATTGCCACGAGATGGGAGTTGTGCATAGAGATATAAAACCTGAGAATATTCTCCTAACAGCTGCTGGGAAGATACAGCTGGCTGATTTTGGACTTGCCATGAGAATTGCAAAAG GTCAAACATTGTCTGGATTGGCAGGAAGTCCTGCTTATGTCGCACCGGAAGTTCTTTCTGAAAATTATTCAGAGAAAGTCGACATTTGGAGCGCAGGAGTCCTCTTATACGCTCTCTTATCTGGTGTACTCCCTTTTAAGGGAGACTCTTTGGATGCAATTTTCGAAGCAATCAAGAAAGTGAAGCTTGATTTCAACTCAGGAGTGTGGGAGTCCGTGTCCAAACCAGCCCGTGATCTATTGGCGAGAATGCTAACTAGGGAAGAATCTTCCAGAATCACCGCGGATGAAGTGCTAA GGCATCCATGGATACTCTTTTACACAGACCGGACACTCAAGACGATGTGTATCAAGTCCAAGCACAAGAATCAGACAGGACCTCCTCCATGCCTTCAGATTTGCAGCCAAATAGAGAAAATTGATCTAAACAGGGCtaacagagagaagaagacaacatCTGATTCACCGACTGATTCATTCTCCAACacagaggaggaggaagaagatgagagcGGTGTGGTAGATGTGCTTGTGGTTGCAATCTCCAACGTGAGGATTTCAGAAGCAAAGAGAAGCAGAATCTGTAGTCCCACAAGCAGCCCCATTGAACAGCAACACTCTTCTAACTTGACCACGACTAATACACTCTGTCGAGCCTTCTGA
- the LOC108809879 gene encoding uncharacterized protein LOC108809879, whose protein sequence is MPEAFEGWNQWVEDPCLFWRPGDYNYQTPKHDPEKAIYTPEQEYERMREEVDNSEGFDIDFDSFRCVFNYHRAYFESNEFVDEPETTGDLLVRLSKEALDNHNGTYETDFEFVKVVKANFHYSAGFMFLITFEVRDPYDGLIKPFQARVRHLKHTFTEHVFCRPKPNAGVEYFGNAKTDIEKDAKKQRLD, encoded by the exons ATGCCTGAAGCGTTTGAAG gcTGGAATCAGTGGGTCGAAGATCCGTGTTTGTTTTGGCGACCTGGGGATTATAACTATCAGACGCCTAAGCATGATCCCGAAAAGGCTATCTACACACCTGAACAAGAGTATGAAAGAATGAGGGAAGAAGTCGATAATAGCGAG GGTTTCGACATCGATTTCGATAGCTTCCGTTGCGTTTTCAACTACCATCGTGCATACTTCGAGTCAAATGAGTTCGTGGATGAGCCAGAAACCACTGGAGATTTACTCGTGAGGCTCTCCAAGGAGGCCCTAGATAATCACAATGGAACATAT gagacAGATTTTGAGTTTGTCAAGGTTGTTAAAGCCAACTTTCACTACTCTGCTGGATTCATGTTTCTCATAACGTTTGAAGTTCGTGATCCTTATGATGGTCTTATCAAACCATTCCAAGCAAGGGTGCGCCACCTTAAACATACCTTCACTGAGCATGTCTTCTGCAGGCCTAAACCCAACGCCGGAg tggAATACTTTGGGAATGCCAAGACAGATATCGAGAAAGATGCCAAGAAACAAAG ATTGGACTAG